One Drosophila willistoni isolate 14030-0811.24 chromosome 2R unlocalized genomic scaffold, UCI_dwil_1.1 Seg167, whole genome shotgun sequence DNA segment encodes these proteins:
- the LOC6644331 gene encoding ATP-binding cassette sub-family G member 1, producing the protein MDSSKLLKNVYGIDIHFEDLVYQVNAPKQKEKKAVLKGITGTFKSGELTAIMGPSGAGKSSLMNILTGLTKSGVSGQIEIGKARKLCGYIMQDDHFFPFFTVDETMLMAAALKIANKCVSMKDKRSLVDYLLNSLKLSKARHTRCSNLSGGQKKRLSIALELIDNPAVLFLDEPTTGLDSSSSFDTIQLLRGLANEGRTIVCTIHQPSTNIYNLFNLIYVLSSGQCTYQGSPQNTVRFLSTIELECPAYHNPADFLLECVNGDYGNHTEALTNAAKDDRWRYDQQLMPSDEESQVPATPPTETQLAKFNESQAQAQSQKKPFTKLDSSKDLARHTYPPAEWMRLWLLIGRCHLQFFRDWTLTYLKLGIHIICAILIGLFFGDSGSNATKQISNVGMIMIHCVYLWYTTIMPGILRFPSEIAIIKKETFNNWYKLRTYYLATIITSTPVHIIFSTVYITIGYLMTEQPVEMERFVKYLLSAVVVTICADGLGIFLGTILNPVNGTFVGAVSTCFMLTFSGFLILLNHIPAALRFMAFISPLRYALENMVISLYGNQRDQLTCPPTEFYCHFKNAVTVLRQFGMENGDFGYNIMMILAQIALFKILAYFTLKRKIKTN; encoded by the exons atggaTAGCAGCAAGTTATTAAAGAATGTCTATGGCATCGATATACACTTTGAAGATCTCGTCTATCAGGTTAATGCACCGAAACAAAAAg AAAAGAAAGCGGTTTTAAAGGGCATAACAGGCACCTTCAAATCGGGTGAACTGACTGCCATAATGGGCCCCTCAGGGGCTGGTAAATCTAGTCTAATGAACATCCTAACGGGCCTAACCAAATCCGGAGTCAGTGGGCAAATAGAAATTGGAAAAGCTCGCAAACTATGCGGCTATATAATGCAGGACGATCATTTCTTTCCCTTCTTCACGGTGGATGAGACAATGTTGATGGCCGCAGCACTTAAAATTGCCAACAAATGTGTTAGCATGAAGGACAAGCGATCTTTG GTTGACTATCTGCTTAATTCATTGAAGCTGTCAAAGGCGAGGCACACAAGGTGCTCCAATCTGAGTGGTGGACAAAAGAAACGTCTATCAATTGCCCTGGAACTTATTGACAATCCTGccgttttatttttagacGAGCCCACAAC AGGCCTGGACAGCTCATCATCTTTTGATACCATACAATTACTAAGGGGCTTGGCCAACGAAGGGCGAACGATTGTGTGCACCATTCACCAGCCATCAACGAACATTTACAATCTCTTCAATCTGATCTATGTGCTGAGTTCGGGTCAATGCACTTATCAGGGTTCGCCACAGAACACGGTGAGGTTCCTCAGTACCATTGAATTGGAGTGTCCTGCCTACCATAATCCCGCCGATTTTT TGCTGGAGTGCGTCAATGGCGACTATGGCAATCATACGGAAGCCTTAACGAATGCTGCCAAAGATGATCGTTGGCGTTATGATCAACAACTGATGCCATCCGATGAGGAATCACAGGTGCCAGCTACCCCACCCACTGAAACACAATTGGCCAAATTCAATGAGTCGCAGGCTCAGGCACAGTCGCAAAAGAAACCTTTCACAAAACTGGACTCATCCAAGGATTTAGCGAGGCATACATATCCGCCAGCGGAATGGATGCGTCTGTGGCTACTTATTGGACGTTgccatttgcaattctttagAGATTGG ACTCTCACATATCTAAAATTAGGAATTCATATTATTTGTGCTATTTTAATTGGTCTATTCTTTGGCGATTCCGGCAGCAATGCCACCAAACAAATCTCGAATGTTGGCATGATTATGATACACTGTGTCTATCTCTGGTACACAACTATAATGCCTGGCATATTGAGAT TTCCTTCTGAAATAGCGATAATTAAAAAGGAAACATTCAACAATTGGTACAAATTAAGAACTTATTATCTGGCCACAATTATAACATCGACACCAGTGCAT ATAATATTTTCCACTGTGTATATAACGATAGGATATTTAATGACTGAACAACCCGTTGAAATGGAACGTTTTGTTAAATATCTTCTATCTGCTGTGGTCGTTACCATTTGCGCCGATGGCCTGGGCATATTTCTGGGCACGATTCTCAATCCAGTG aatggTACTTTCGTGGGTGCAGTTTCTACATGCTTTATGCTAACATTCTCTGGATTCCTTATTCTCCTTAATCACATTCCGGCGGCCTTACGGTTTATGGCCTTTATATCGCCATTGCGTTATGCATTGGAAAATATGGTCATCTCTCTATATGGCAACCAGCGAGATCAATTGACCTGCCCGCCTACCGAATTTTACTGTCATTTTAA AAATGCGGTGACAGTTTTGCGACAATTTGGCATGGAGAATGGAGACTTCGGGTACAATATCATGATGATCCTAGCCCAAATTGCTCTATTCAAAATTCTCGCCTATTTTACGTTAAAACgtaaaatcaaaacaaattaa
- the LOC6644332 gene encoding hepatocyte growth factor-regulated tyrosine kinase substrate, with translation MFRSSFEKNLENATSHLRLEPDWPTIILICDEINQKDVTPKNAFAAIKKKMNSPNPHSACYSLLVLESIVKNCGAPVHEEVFTKENCEMFSNFLESTPHESVRQKMLELVQTWAYAFRSSDKYQAIKDTMTILKAKGHTFPELKEADAMFTADTAPNWADGHVCHRCRVEFTFTNRKHHCRNCGQVFCGQCTAKQCPLPKYGIEKEVRVCDGCFDTLQRPSSGSSNAASGGASGPKAATDLPAEYLNSSLSQQVQTPARKSEQELKEEEELQLALALSQSEAEQQKPKHQQSSLAAAASAYRMPQRSPSPAEQAPVHQPAEESANPDLAKYLNRSYWEQRKISESSSMASPSAPSPMPPTPQPQQQQPQLHLGSTLKTPDEVQIDEFAANMRTQVEIFVNRMKSNSSRGRSISNDTSVQTLFMTLTSLHSQQLTYIKEMDDKRMWYEQLQDKLVQIKDSRAALDVLRQEHVEKIRRLAEEQERQRQLQMAQKLEIMRKKKQEYLQYQRQLALQRIQEQEREMQLRQEQQKAQYLMGQTVPFPYLQQAAGPQPQHGSPSHNVFNPYGAAPPPGGVPGFPTPNGHAPYPGMYNPGLPPPTSQMIQPPQPSNQIIQQTQHNQMIQQPQPNQMMQQQQQQQQPAMPMPMQQPQPNQQPTAQMQSQLPPQLPNQPQPQPQLGHVMLQQQQILQNHPPIPNQVQVAAAPPPPTASVPVPTQAPIPVQPPVVVPDNQQQIQAVSAAPAPPQNEPEVITTPAKAAEPATAELISFD, from the exons ATGTTTCGTTCCAGTTTCGAGAAAAATCTGG AAAATGCCACCAGCCATCTGCGATTGGAACCAGATTGGCCAACCATTATCTTAATATGCGATGAAATCAACCAAAAAGATGTCAC GCCCAAAAATGCATTTGCTgctattaagaaaaaaatgaattcaCCCAATCCCCACTCCGCTTGCTACTCCTTATTGGTATTAGAGAGCATAGTCAAGAATTGTGGTGCCCCTGTCCATGAGGAGGTCTTCACCAAAGAGAACTGTGAAATGTTTAGCAACTTCTTGGAATCAACTCCACATGAGAGTGTGCGCCAGAAAATGCTTGAATTGGTACAGACCTGGGCTTATGCTTTCCGCTCCTCGGATAAATATCAAGCCATTAAG GACACCATGACCATCTTAAAGGCCAAGGGACATACATTTCCCGAACTAAAGGAGGCCGATGCAATGTTCACGGCTGATACGGCACCCAATTGGGCTGATGGCCATGTGTGTCATCGCTGTCGAGTGGAATTCACCTTCACGAACCGTAAACACCATTGCCGAAATTGTGGCCAGGTGTTTTGTGGCCAATGCACAGCCAAGCAGTGCCCATTGCCCAAATATGGCATTGAGAAGGAGGTTCGAGTGTGCGATGGATGCTTTGATACTCTCCAAAGACCCTCAAGTGGTAGTAGCAATGCAGCATCAGGAGGAGCCAGTGGCCCTAAAGCAGCAACCGATTTGCCCGCTGAATATCTGAATAGCTCTTTGTCCCAACAAGTGCAGACGCCGGCACGAAAGAGTGAACAAGAACTAAAAGAGGAAGAGGAACTGCAATTGGCTTTGGCTTTAAGTCAATCTGAGGCAGAGCAACAGAAGCCAAAGCATCAGCAATCATCGTTGGCAGCTGCTGCCAGTGCCTATCGAATGCCACAGCGTTCGCCGAGTCCCGCAGAGCAGGCGCCTGTCCATCAACCGGCCGAGGAGTCGGCTAATCCAGATTTGGCCAAATATTTGAATCGCAGCTATTGGGAGCAGCGTAAAATCAGTGAGTCCTCTTCGATGGCTAGTCCCTCGGCTCCTAGTCCAATGCCGCCCACACCACAaccacaacagcagcaaccgCAGCTTCATTTGGGCTCCACTCTGAAGACTCCCGATGAGGTGCAAATTGATGAATTCGCTGCCAATATGCGGACTCAAGTGGAAATCTTTGTCAATCGCATGAAATCGAATTCCAGTCGTGGACGCAGCATTTCCAATGACACGTCTGTCCAAACTCTATTCATGACTCTCACCTCGTTGCATTCGCAGCAATTGACGTATATCAAGGAGATGGATGACAAGCGTATGTGGTACGAACAATTGCAGGATAAGTTGGTTCAAATCAAAGATTCACGAGCCGCTCTGGATGTGTTGAGGCAAGAGCATGTGGAGAAGATACGACGATTGGCTGAGGAACAGGAGCGCCAGCGGCAATTGCAAATGGCCCAAAAACTCGAGATTATGCGAAAGAAGAAACAGGAATATTTGCAATATCAACGACAGTTGGCCCTGCAAAGGATTCAGGAACAAGAAAGGGAAATGCAATTAAGACAAGAGCAACAGAAGGCTCAATATCTGATGGGTCAAACGGTTCCGTTCCCATATCTACAACAAGCAGCTGGTCCACAGCCGCAGCATGGGTCACCCTCGCATAATGTGTTTAATCCCTATGGAGCTGCTCCACCACCAGGTGGAGTTCCCGGATTCCCGACACCAAATGGTCATGCACCGTATCCCGGCATGTATAATCCAGGACTGCCGCCACCAACAAGTCAGATGATCCAACCACCCCAGCCGTCAAATCAAATCATTCAACAGACCCAACATAACCAAATGATCCAACAGCCACAGCCAAATCAAAtgatgcaacagcagcaacaacaacagcaacctgCAATGCCCATGCCGATGCAACAGCCACAACCAAATCAGCAACCGACAGCTCAGATGCAGTCCCAACTACCACCTCAATTACCAAACCAGCCTCAACCGCAACCTCAACTTGGACATGTTATGcttcaacagcaacaaattcTCCAAAATCATCCACCAATTCCAAATCAGGTCCAAGTcgctgctgctcctcctcccCCAACTGCTTCTGTTCCTGTACCAACTCAAGCTCCGATTCCAGTCCAACCGCCTGTGGTTGTTCCCGATAACCAACAGCAAATTCAAGCTGTGTCTGCAGCTCCAGCTCCACCGCAAAACGAACCTGAAGTTATTACGACGCCAGCTAAAGCCGCCGAACCGGCTACAGCTGAGCTGATCAGTTTTGATTAA
- the LOC6644314 gene encoding phosphoglycerate kinase, with amino-acid sequence MLGLQIWINQLKKDPRKQVESVWMRCKSWRNLSDKSMECKDEGAGKKNKKMPKKLSLKNVEVEGKKVFMRVDFNVPMKEGKITNNQRIVAALPSIKYALEKKCKSLVLASHLGRPNGEKNQKFSLKPVAKELEKLLGKPVCFMDDCVGHDTLEALKNPPDGAVLLLENLRFYAEETGSTKDKKKKIKADPAKVKEFRKKLSQLGEIYVNDAFGTAHRAHSSMLGEGYEIRAAGFLLDKELEYFAKALHNPAKPFLAILGGAKIADKIPLITNLLDNVTGMIVAGGMAFTFLKVLNSMEIGKSLYDEKGSKMICDIMAKAKERNVQIMLPVDFVCANKIEQNADRIELINAQQGVPKDLMCLDVGEKSMQLFASAICQAKTIVWNGPPGLFEIERFANGTKAMLEAVISATADGAVTIVGGGDTATACKKFGGVEKVSHVSTGGGAALELLEGKILPGVAALSDAKQ; translated from the exons atgttGGGTTTACAAATTTGGATTAACCAGCTAAAAAAGGATCCACGAAAACAGGTCGAATCCGTTTGGATGCGCTGTAAATCATGGCGTAATTTAAGCGATAAGTCCATGGAATGCAAAGATGAAGGCGCCGGTAAAAAGAACAAGAAAATGCCCAAAAAATTGAGTCTGAAAAATGTGGAAGTGGAGGGCAAAAAAGTATTTATGAG AGTTGATTTCAATGTGCCCATGAAAGAGGGAAAAATCACGAATAATCAGCGTATCGTAGCTGCTCTACCAAGCATTAAGTACGCCCTCGAGAAGAAGTGCAAATCATTG GTTTTGGCTTCCCATTTAGGGCGTCCGAATGGTGAAAAGAATCAAAAATTCTCATTAAAACCGGTGGCTAAGGAGTTGGAAAAATTATTGGGCAAACCTGTGTGCTTCATGGACGATTGTGTTGGTCATGATACATTGGAGGCCTTGAAGAATCCACCAGATGGAGCAGTTCTACTTCTTGAAAATCTCCGATTCTATGCAGAAGAGACGGGAAGCACAAAAGATAAGAAAAAGAAGATAAAAGCAGATCCAGCCAAGGTGAAAGAATTTCGCAAAAAATTGTCTCAATTGGGCGAGATCTATGTGAATGATGCATTCGGCACTGCCCACCGAGCTCATAGCTCCATGTTGGGAGAGGGGTACGAAATCAGAGCTGCGGGCTTTCTTCTCGACAAGGAACTGGAATACTTTGCCAAAGCTCTACACAATCCAGCCAAACCATTTTTAGCCATTCTAGGTGGAGCCAAGATAGCGGACAAGATCCCCTTGATAACGAACTTACTCGACAATGTCACAGGAATGATTGTGGCTGGTGGCATGGCATTTACTTTTCTCAAGGTCCTTAATTCGATGGAGATTGGCAAGTCGTTGTACGATGAGAAGGGCTCCAAAATGATTTGCGATATAATGGCCAAGGCCAAGGAGAGGAACGTACAGATTATGTTGCCAGTGGATTTTGTGTGTGCCAATAAAATTGAACAGAATGCCGATAGAATAGAGCTAATTAATGCTCAACAAGGTGTGCCCAAGGATCTGATGTGTCTGGATGTGGGTGAGAAATCCATGCAACTCTTCGCTTCTGCCATTTGTCAAGCCAAGACAATTGTGTGGAATGGTCCACCGGGTCTATTTGAAATAGAACGTTTCGCCAATGGCACCAAGGCCATGTTGGAGGCGGTCATCAGTGCCACTGCTGATGGAGCTGTCACAATTGTGGGCGGAGGAGATACTGCAACGGCTTGCAAGAAATTCGGCGGTGTCGAAAAAGTATCCCATGTCTCCACGGGCGGCGGAGCCGCTCTAGAGCTGCTCGAGGGCAAAATACTTCCTGGTGTGGCTGCGCTAAGCGATGCCAAGCAATAG